The following proteins are encoded in a genomic region of Stutzerimonas stutzeri:
- a CDS encoding sensor histidine kinase, whose product MTDSNTNDLIEQLRSENDLLRAELEETNQGVLALYAELDTQAEQLRQASDLKSRFLSYMSHEFRTPLGSIRSITRLLSDEMDGPLSSEQHKQVLFISSAAGELSDMVDDLLDLAKIEAGRITISPAWFDMLDLFAALRGMFRPIVDAGTVDLIFEEPHDMPRLYTDDKKLAQILRNFISNALKFTQSGEVRISARPEGDGEVRFAVTDTGIGIPQDMLGNLFEDFVQIDTPLQKRLRGTGLGLSLCKRFAELLGGRVGVDSKPGVGSTFYVVVPLAISTEPADGA is encoded by the coding sequence TTGACTGACTCGAATACGAACGACCTCATCGAACAGCTGCGTAGCGAGAATGACCTGCTGCGTGCCGAACTCGAGGAAACCAACCAGGGTGTCCTCGCGCTCTATGCCGAGCTCGACACTCAGGCCGAGCAGCTCAGACAGGCGTCGGACCTGAAAAGCCGCTTCCTGTCCTACATGAGCCACGAGTTTCGCACGCCGCTGGGCTCCATTCGCAGCATCACGCGGCTGCTCAGCGATGAGATGGACGGCCCGCTCAGCTCCGAACAGCACAAGCAGGTCCTGTTCATCAGCAGCGCCGCCGGTGAGCTCAGCGACATGGTCGACGACCTGCTCGACCTGGCCAAGATCGAAGCCGGCCGCATCACCATCTCGCCCGCCTGGTTCGACATGCTGGATCTATTCGCGGCCCTGCGCGGGATGTTTCGCCCGATCGTCGATGCCGGCACGGTCGATCTGATTTTCGAAGAGCCGCACGACATGCCGCGGCTCTATACGGACGACAAGAAGCTCGCGCAGATCCTGCGCAACTTCATCTCCAATGCGCTGAAGTTCACTCAAAGCGGCGAAGTCCGTATTTCCGCCCGCCCCGAGGGTGATGGCGAGGTTCGCTTCGCCGTGACCGACACCGGCATTGGCATTCCGCAGGACATGCTTGGCAACCTGTTCGAAGACTTCGTGCAGATCGATACCCCCTTGCAGAAACGTCTGCGCGGCACGGGGCTGGGGCTATCGCTGTGCAAGCGGTTCGCTGAGCTGCTGGGTGGCCGTGTCGGCGTGGACAGCAAGCCAGGCGTGGGCTCGACCTTTTACGTTGTGGTTCCCCTAGCGATCTCGACGGAGCCCGCCGATGGAGCATAA
- a CDS encoding ATP-binding protein produces the protein MNIQGAMTTVLPIEDESQVGHARRFAQSLAVELAFDQTDAGRVALVATELATNLLKHAHHGALHLRRIPAQSGHGIELIAIDRGPGFNPNECLADGFSTGGTQGTGLGALKRQAQLFDIHSDNRGSVVLAQLYPRHVSALPLRFGVSQHSLKNDPACGDVWHLAVDGARLSALVIDGIGHGEDAEEAGLAGAAAFASDAFVDPALSMLDMHRAMSGSRGGAAAIALYDAGKVRFAGIGNIGACLLTAEKSRGLASHPGIVGSQFRKAVAFDYPVDPGQLLVMYSDGLQSRWDLRDYPGLVYRHPAVIAALLHRDFCRGRDDVTVMVIALEAIVD, from the coding sequence ATGAACATCCAGGGGGCGATGACCACCGTCCTGCCCATCGAAGACGAAAGCCAGGTAGGCCATGCCCGACGCTTCGCGCAGTCGTTGGCCGTCGAGCTTGCATTCGATCAGACCGATGCCGGGCGCGTCGCCCTGGTGGCTACGGAGCTGGCAACCAACCTGCTTAAACATGCGCACCATGGCGCTTTGCACCTGCGCCGGATTCCGGCCCAGAGCGGTCACGGGATCGAACTGATCGCCATCGACCGAGGCCCGGGCTTCAACCCCAACGAATGCCTGGCCGATGGTTTTTCCACCGGCGGCACTCAGGGCACCGGCCTCGGTGCGTTGAAGCGCCAGGCTCAACTGTTCGATATCCACTCCGACAACCGCGGCTCAGTGGTTCTGGCGCAGCTTTACCCCCGCCACGTTTCGGCCTTGCCACTTCGCTTCGGGGTCAGCCAGCACTCCCTGAAGAACGACCCGGCTTGCGGCGACGTCTGGCACCTGGCCGTGGATGGCGCACGGTTGAGCGCCTTGGTCATCGATGGCATCGGACATGGTGAAGATGCCGAAGAGGCTGGCCTGGCCGGGGCTGCCGCGTTCGCCTCGGACGCGTTTGTCGACCCGGCGCTCAGCATGCTCGACATGCACCGCGCCATGAGCGGTTCACGAGGCGGTGCGGCAGCCATCGCCCTGTATGACGCGGGTAAGGTACGTTTCGCCGGCATCGGCAACATCGGAGCCTGCCTGCTGACCGCTGAAAAAAGCCGCGGCCTGGCGTCTCACCCGGGCATCGTGGGCTCGCAGTTTCGCAAGGCCGTCGCGTTCGATTACCCGGTCGACCCGGGTCAGTTGCTGGTCATGTACAGCGATGGATTGCAATCGCGCTGGGACCTGCGCGACTACCCCGGCCTGGTGTATCGTCACCCGGCCGTTATTGCAGCGCTGCTGCACCGCGACTTCTGTCGCGGTCGCGACGATGTGACCGTTATGGTGATTGCGCTGGAGGCAATCGTTGACTGA
- a CDS encoding anti-sigma regulatory factor: protein MTVRSSGSTPVRIEQDVVMARQAVRKLAQDCGMRLIDQTKLVTAVSELARNTVVYGGGGDMDWEILDEGPRTGIRLMFRDEGPGIADIKLALTDGWTSGGGLGLGLTGAKRLVDEFELDSTPGVGTRISITKWS, encoded by the coding sequence ATGACCGTGCGCAGCAGCGGCAGCACACCGGTGCGGATCGAGCAGGACGTGGTCATGGCCCGCCAAGCGGTTCGCAAGCTGGCGCAGGACTGCGGCATGCGCCTGATCGACCAGACCAAGCTGGTCACCGCCGTCAGCGAGCTGGCTCGCAACACCGTCGTCTACGGCGGTGGCGGCGATATGGACTGGGAGATTCTGGACGAAGGCCCGCGCACGGGGATCCGTCTGATGTTCCGTGACGAGGGCCCCGGCATCGCCGATATCAAGCTGGCGTTGACCGATGGCTGGACCTCCGGCGGTGGCCTTGGCCTTGGGCTGACAGGCGCCAAACGCCTGGTGGACGAGTTCGAACTCGACAGTACGCCGGGCGTCGGTACTCGCATCAGCATTACCAAATGGTCATGA
- a CDS encoding STAS domain-containing protein, with protein MERIPILRMGEFLLVTIQVDMHDQLAMTLQDDLAERISATSAKAVLIDISALDMVDSFIGRMISSISGLSSIMDAETVVVGMQPAVAITLVELGLTLQGVSTALDVEKGMQLLHKRMAAK; from the coding sequence ATGGAGCGCATCCCAATACTGCGAATGGGCGAGTTTCTGCTCGTTACCATTCAGGTCGATATGCACGACCAACTGGCCATGACGCTGCAGGACGACCTGGCCGAGCGCATCAGCGCAACGTCCGCCAAGGCCGTGCTGATCGATATCTCCGCGCTGGACATGGTCGACTCGTTCATCGGCCGCATGATCAGCTCGATCTCGGGGCTCTCCAGCATCATGGATGCCGAAACCGTCGTGGTCGGCATGCAACCGGCGGTGGCCATCACGCTGGTCGAGCTGGGCCTGACGCTACAGGGCGTCAGCACGGCGCTCGATGTCGAGAAAGGCATGCAGTTGCTGCATAAACGGATGGCCGCTAAATGA
- a CDS encoding STAS domain-containing protein — protein MASLQQRTFNVIAKKEHELLDSWTRELEASGMYRNVKAEEFRQQTADFIRLLIEGAGKAETTDLRAASWEEMRHFLEQLSHSRVLLGFDSQQTAGFIFSFKRPLMPLLQAEYADEPAILAEQLWALSELIDQLGLHTVRTFQKSREAVIKRQQEELLELSTPVVKLWDGVLALPMIGTLDSQRTQVVMESLLQRIVDTGSEIAIIDITGVPTVDTLVAQHLLKTVTAIRLMGADCIISGVRPQIAQTIVHLGLDLQGIVTKASLADALALALRRSGLTVSKAV, from the coding sequence ATGGCCTCATTGCAACAACGCACCTTCAACGTGATTGCCAAGAAAGAGCACGAACTGCTCGACAGCTGGACCCGTGAACTCGAAGCCAGCGGGATGTACCGCAACGTCAAGGCCGAAGAGTTTCGCCAGCAGACCGCCGATTTCATTCGGTTGCTGATCGAAGGCGCTGGCAAGGCCGAGACGACCGATCTGCGTGCAGCAAGCTGGGAAGAAATGCGTCACTTCCTCGAGCAGCTGTCGCACAGCCGCGTATTGCTGGGCTTCGATTCGCAGCAAACCGCTGGATTCATCTTCTCGTTCAAGCGCCCGTTGATGCCGCTGTTGCAGGCCGAATACGCCGATGAGCCGGCGATACTGGCCGAGCAGCTGTGGGCGCTGTCCGAGCTGATCGATCAACTGGGCCTGCACACGGTGCGTACCTTCCAGAAGTCCCGCGAGGCGGTCATCAAGCGTCAGCAGGAAGAGCTGCTCGAGCTATCCACGCCAGTCGTCAAGCTCTGGGACGGCGTTCTCGCCCTGCCGATGATCGGCACCCTCGACTCGCAGCGCACCCAGGTCGTGATGGAGTCGCTGCTGCAACGCATCGTCGACACCGGCTCGGAAATCGCCATCATCGACATCACCGGCGTACCTACCGTGGACACCCTGGTAGCGCAGCATCTGCTGAAAACCGTCACGGCAATCCGTCTGATGGGCGCCGACTGCATCATCAGCGGCGTACGTCCACAGATTGCCCAGACCATCGTGCACCTGGGGCTCGACCTGCAGGGCATTGTGACCAAGGCTTCGCTGGCCGATGCGCTGGCATTAGCGCTGCGCCGTTCCGGGCTGACTGTCAGCAAGGCGGTGTAA
- a CDS encoding putative bifunctional diguanylate cyclase/phosphodiesterase translates to MLVGSYNNILVFFSFVVAMLASYTALDMAGRVATSTGRAARWWLLGGAFSMGLGIWSMHFIGMLAFSLAIPLGYDPEITAGSLVISIGASALALWLVCQRELPWARLVQGALLIGAGISAMHYSGMAALRIQPGIVYDLAWLVASVVVAVIASGAALWLAFRLRANLQHVRAWRGAAALVMGLAIVGMHYTGMAAAGFPEGSFCGAANGVNTNWLALLVIVLTLAVLAITLIVSVLDARLQARTSVLASSLEKANSELMQLALHDNLTRLPNRLLLEDRLSQALKVAQREGSCFAVMFMDLDGFKAVNDAYGHHLGDQLLIGVTERLRACVRAQDTLARLGGDEFVLLAAISGPDDAATLAEKLVQCINEPFVLSRYTLSVSLSIGIAVYPGDGDVERDLLLHADAAMYHTKNAGRNGYSFFEASMNANAVEHLQLLHDLRLAEANGELRLYYQPKFEAPAGPVRGFEALLRWQHPRRGMLSPDMFLPMAEKTGLIVPIGKWVLNEACRQLREWHEQGLSSWTVAVNLSAVQFEQPDLLEVVIDAIERHNIPAEMLTIEVTETVAMRNPETTIETLEKLTAMGVKASIDDFGTGYSSLLYLKRLPASELKIDRAFVKEMSVGNEDSVIVSAIIALAKALGLQVVAEGVETTEQQHYLTGLGCETLQGFLLDRPMTPLQIRARIAQAQPGESVFTTTRSAQIEPA, encoded by the coding sequence ATGCTGGTCGGAAGCTATAACAACATTCTTGTTTTCTTCTCGTTTGTTGTTGCCATGTTGGCCTCTTACACGGCGCTGGACATGGCCGGTCGGGTTGCGACTTCAACCGGTCGCGCGGCGAGATGGTGGCTGCTCGGCGGCGCGTTCTCGATGGGCCTGGGGATCTGGTCGATGCACTTCATCGGCATGCTCGCCTTCAGCCTGGCAATCCCGCTGGGGTATGACCCCGAGATTACCGCGGGCTCGTTGGTCATTTCCATCGGCGCTTCTGCGCTGGCGTTATGGCTGGTCTGCCAGCGCGAACTGCCCTGGGCGCGTCTGGTGCAGGGCGCGCTGCTGATCGGAGCCGGTATTTCGGCAATGCACTACAGCGGGATGGCCGCGCTGCGCATTCAGCCCGGTATCGTCTATGACCTTGCCTGGCTGGTCGCCTCGGTGGTGGTTGCCGTGATTGCTTCGGGCGCGGCGCTATGGCTGGCCTTCCGGCTGCGTGCCAACCTGCAGCATGTACGCGCCTGGCGCGGCGCTGCTGCGCTGGTGATGGGGCTGGCAATCGTCGGCATGCATTACACCGGCATGGCCGCGGCGGGCTTTCCAGAGGGCAGCTTCTGTGGCGCAGCCAACGGCGTGAATACCAACTGGCTGGCCTTGCTGGTCATCGTGCTGACCCTGGCCGTGCTGGCGATTACGCTGATCGTCTCGGTGCTCGATGCACGCCTGCAAGCGCGCACCTCGGTGCTGGCCAGCTCGTTGGAAAAAGCCAATTCCGAACTGATGCAGTTGGCGCTGCATGACAATCTGACCCGTTTGCCGAACCGTTTGTTGCTGGAAGATCGCCTGAGTCAGGCGCTGAAAGTGGCGCAGCGCGAGGGCAGCTGCTTTGCCGTGATGTTCATGGACCTCGATGGGTTCAAGGCGGTAAACGACGCCTACGGTCACCATCTCGGCGACCAGTTGCTGATCGGCGTGACCGAGCGGCTGCGTGCCTGCGTGCGCGCCCAGGACACGCTGGCACGCCTCGGTGGCGATGAATTCGTGCTGCTGGCCGCTATCTCGGGGCCAGACGATGCCGCCACCCTCGCTGAGAAACTGGTGCAGTGCATCAATGAACCCTTCGTGCTGTCGCGCTATACCCTAAGCGTCTCGCTGAGCATCGGTATCGCCGTGTATCCGGGCGACGGCGATGTGGAGCGGGATCTCCTGTTACATGCCGATGCCGCGATGTATCACACCAAGAACGCGGGCCGGAACGGTTACAGCTTCTTCGAAGCATCGATGAATGCGAATGCGGTGGAACACCTGCAGCTGCTTCACGATCTGCGGCTCGCCGAGGCCAACGGTGAGCTGCGCCTGTACTACCAACCCAAGTTCGAAGCGCCGGCCGGCCCGGTGCGCGGCTTCGAGGCCTTGCTGCGCTGGCAGCATCCTCGGCGCGGCATGCTGTCGCCCGACATGTTCTTGCCGATGGCGGAAAAAACCGGATTGATCGTGCCGATAGGCAAGTGGGTGCTGAACGAGGCCTGTCGACAGCTGCGTGAATGGCATGAGCAGGGGCTAAGCAGCTGGACGGTGGCGGTCAATCTGTCGGCGGTGCAGTTCGAACAACCGGATCTGCTCGAGGTGGTTATCGACGCCATCGAGCGCCACAACATCCCAGCCGAAATGCTGACCATCGAGGTCACCGAAACGGTGGCCATGCGCAACCCGGAAACGACCATCGAAACGCTGGAGAAACTGACGGCAATGGGCGTGAAGGCGTCCATCGATGACTTCGGTACCGGCTATTCGAGCTTGCTCTACCTCAAGCGGCTGCCGGCCAGCGAGCTGAAAATAGACCGCGCGTTCGTCAAGGAGATGAGCGTGGGCAATGAGGACTCCGTCATCGTGTCGGCGATCATCGCGCTGGCCAAGGCGTTGGGGCTGCAGGTCGTTGCCGAAGGCGTGGAAACCACCGAGCAGCAGCACTACCTGACCGGGCTTGGTTGCGAAACGCTGCAGGGTTTTCTGCTGGACCGGCCGATGACGCCCCTGCAGATCCGCGCACGGATTGCCCAGGCGCAACCGGGAGAGTCGGTGTTCACGACAACGCGGTCGGCTCAGATCGAGCCGGCCTGA
- a CDS encoding TIGR04211 family SH3 domain-containing protein yields the protein MPLSRHFNSRPSPISLSIAQRRTLRAGLFGALLAALSPAHAQQASNDRWVSDTLSTYVRSGPTDGYRIVGSLTSGQKVELLDTSGDYSQVRGENGDRVWIRTSDLQDVPGQAERVPELEQKVAELSEELKTIDDSWKTRVQGMQETLDSRKALIDELEARRKALDEALTATESELRDAEARLGDENNQVLMRYMVYGGSIAGAGLLAGLIIPAMTRGRKRNDRWF from the coding sequence ATGCCCTTATCTCGTCACTTCAATTCACGTCCCTCCCCCATTTCCCTGTCGATAGCCCAGCGCCGCACCCTTCGTGCCGGGCTGTTCGGCGCCTTGCTGGCAGCCCTGTCGCCAGCCCACGCCCAACAGGCCAGCAACGATCGCTGGGTCAGCGACACCTTGAGCACCTACGTACGCAGCGGCCCCACCGATGGTTATCGCATCGTCGGCAGCCTCACCTCCGGCCAGAAGGTCGAGTTGCTCGACACCAGTGGTGACTACAGCCAGGTCCGCGGCGAGAACGGCGACCGCGTCTGGATCCGCACGAGTGATCTGCAGGATGTACCTGGCCAGGCAGAGCGAGTACCGGAACTGGAACAAAAGGTTGCCGAACTCAGTGAGGAACTGAAAACCATCGACGACAGCTGGAAGACGCGCGTCCAGGGCATGCAGGAAACCCTCGATTCACGCAAAGCGCTGATCGATGAACTCGAAGCACGCCGCAAGGCGCTGGATGAAGCATTGACCGCCACCGAGTCGGAATTGCGCGACGCCGAGGCACGGCTGGGCGACGAGAACAATCAGGTGCTGATGCGCTACATGGTGTACGGCGGCAGTATTGCCGGCGCAGGATTACTGGCCGGTTTGATCATTCCCGCCATGACGCGCGGCCGCAAACGCAACGACCGCTGGTTCTGA